TGAGCGAGCACCGGCTGAAACCGCCCGCCGAAATCGCCCGCATTGTGGCCGCCAAACTGGAGGCGGTGGGGCTCAAGGGCGTCGAGGATAAAATGCCGAACGAACTCTCCGGCGGCATGAAAAAACGCGTGTCCATCGCGCGCGCGTTGGTGATTGAGCCGCAACTGATTTTCTATGATGAACCGACCAGCGAACTGGACCCGGTCATGTCGGTCACCATTGGCGAGGAGATTGCCCGGTTGAACCAGGAGACCGGCGCCACGTCGGTGGTGGTCTCGCATGATCGGGATCTGGCCTTTGGGATCGCCCACCGCATGGCGATTATCCTGGACGGAGAAATCCGGGCCGTGGGCACGCCGGAAGCCATTCGTAAAACCTCGGATGCCAGCGTGCTGGCCTTCCTG
The Verrucomicrobiota bacterium DNA segment above includes these coding regions:
- a CDS encoding ATP-binding cassette domain-containing protein is translated as MSGTSTVTGVGLQVRGLRKSFDGQAVLKGLSFEVNPGECFVIMGPSGSGKTVLLKHLIGLETPDAGEVLIGGKPITSPEVMEQYRMALVFQSGALLNSLTVGENVGLYLSEHRLKPPAEIARIVAAKLEAVGLKGVEDKMPNELSGGMKKRVSIARALVIEPQLIFYDEPTSELDPVMSVTIGEEIARLNQETGATSVVVSHDRDLAFGIAHRMAIILDGEIRAVGTPEAIRKTSDASVLAFLNANFKFTKH